One Deltaproteobacteria bacterium genomic window, GATTATCTGGCGGCTGCCGAACGTGTAAGCAGGGCAACGCTTGACAGGGAAGACAGGCAATGCTCTATCGTTTTCTGGCCGATGTGGTCGTATTGGCACATTTTATCTTTGCTTTATTCTCAGTCTTCGGGGGGTTCTGTGTTCTGAAGTGGCGCCGCATGGCATGGATACACGTCCCAGTTGCCCTGTGGGCTGTAATAGTGGGAACCTCGTACCCAAAAGGAATCTGTTGGGTTATCCAAGATGACGACGTCACTCACAGCGGATCGGACATCTTACAAGGAGCAGACATCATGAGAATCAAGTGGACGGCTGTTCTGATTGTTCTCATTGCTGTGACCATGGGGTTTTCAATTCA contains:
- a CDS encoding DUF2784 domain-containing protein is translated as MLYRFLADVVVLAHFIFALFSVFGGFCVLKWRRMAWIHVPVALWAVIVGTSYPKGICWVIQDDDVTHSGSDILQGADIMRIKWTAVLIVLIAVTMGFSIQARRADAMKRSVQIGIVSDGPSIRFPSNLALFQREILDLTSSEFDE